The Euphorbia lathyris chromosome 2, ddEupLath1.1, whole genome shotgun sequence genome includes a window with the following:
- the LOC136219307 gene encoding 3'-5' exonuclease isoform X2, which translates to MHTRQNYNTVSSPSPSSSSFSFPSISVPDLDQPLTDEDLQAIDAIEATFLQSTSTSSSGTMKRLPSPLNDIPLCKTRRQLPSSVLGGLSTPFSLSPCQANIKMKYPAFKFGGRILYSRTPAEVENAARELLHSFKSKRGETDPVIIGFDIEWRPTFKRGVLPGKAAVMQLCSGTGYCYVMHIVHSGIPESLQFLLEDSTLLKVGVGISGDSGKVFRDYRVSVKAVEDLSFLANKKFGGEPKSWGLQSLTEILVCKEAMGIEEVRFETKISISTFWKRTT; encoded by the exons ATGCACACCCGACAGAACTATAACACCGTCTCTTCTCcttcaccttcttcttcttcattttcttttccatCTATTTCAGTTCCAGACTTGGACCAACCTCTCACTGACGAAGACCTACAAGCAATTGATGCTATTGAAGCTACATTTCTCCAATCCACGTCTACCTCTTCTTCAGGTACCATGAAACGACTTCCATCTCCCCTAAACGACATTCCCCTCTGCAAAACCCGCCGCCAGTTGCCCAGTTCTGTTCTGGGAGGTCTCTCTACACCGTTTTCGCTGTCTCCTTGTCAAG CTAACATAAAGATGAAGTATCCTGCATTTAAGTTTGGAGGTCGCATCTTGTACAGCAGGACTCCAGCAGAGGTAGAAAATGCAGCAAGGGAGCTTTTACACAGTTTTAAATCCAAAAGGGGAGAAACGGATCCAGTTATTATAGGATTTGATATTGAGTGGAGACCTACCTTTAAAAGAG GTGTTTTGCCTGGAAAGGCTGCAGTAATGCAGTTATGCAGCGGAACTGGCTATTGTTATGTGATGCATATCGTTCATTCTGGTATCCCTGAGAGCTTGCAGTTTCTTCTTGAGGATTCTACGCTTTTAAAA GTTGGAGTTGGCATTAGTGGTGATTCTGGTAAGGTTTTTAGAGACTATCGAGTGTCTGTCAAAGCAGTGGAGGACCTTTCCTTTCTggcaaataaaaaatttggcgGGGAACCGAAAAGTTGGGGTCTTCAATCTTTAACTGAGATTCTTGTTTGCAAAGAG GCGATGGGGATTGAAGAAGTTAGGTTTGAAACCAAGATTTCCATCTCTACTTTTTGGAAACGTACCACTTGA
- the LOC136219307 gene encoding 3'-5' exonuclease isoform X1, producing the protein MHTRQNYNTVSSPSPSSSSFSFPSISVPDLDQPLTDEDLQAIDAIEATFLQSTSTSSSGTMKRLPSPLNDIPLCKTRRQLPSSVLGGLSTPFSLSPCQANIKMKYPAFKFGGRILYSRTPAEVENAARELLHSFKSKRGETDPVIIGFDIEWRPTFKRGVLPGKAAVMQLCSGTGYCYVMHIVHSGIPESLQFLLEDSTLLKVGVGISGDSGKVFRDYRVSVKAVEDLSFLANKKFGGEPKSWGLQSLTEILVCKELQKPNKIRLGNWEVDVLSKQQLEYAATDAFASWQLYQVLKGLPDAKASANERSEELKLV; encoded by the exons ATGCACACCCGACAGAACTATAACACCGTCTCTTCTCcttcaccttcttcttcttcattttcttttccatCTATTTCAGTTCCAGACTTGGACCAACCTCTCACTGACGAAGACCTACAAGCAATTGATGCTATTGAAGCTACATTTCTCCAATCCACGTCTACCTCTTCTTCAGGTACCATGAAACGACTTCCATCTCCCCTAAACGACATTCCCCTCTGCAAAACCCGCCGCCAGTTGCCCAGTTCTGTTCTGGGAGGTCTCTCTACACCGTTTTCGCTGTCTCCTTGTCAAG CTAACATAAAGATGAAGTATCCTGCATTTAAGTTTGGAGGTCGCATCTTGTACAGCAGGACTCCAGCAGAGGTAGAAAATGCAGCAAGGGAGCTTTTACACAGTTTTAAATCCAAAAGGGGAGAAACGGATCCAGTTATTATAGGATTTGATATTGAGTGGAGACCTACCTTTAAAAGAG GTGTTTTGCCTGGAAAGGCTGCAGTAATGCAGTTATGCAGCGGAACTGGCTATTGTTATGTGATGCATATCGTTCATTCTGGTATCCCTGAGAGCTTGCAGTTTCTTCTTGAGGATTCTACGCTTTTAAAA GTTGGAGTTGGCATTAGTGGTGATTCTGGTAAGGTTTTTAGAGACTATCGAGTGTCTGTCAAAGCAGTGGAGGACCTTTCCTTTCTggcaaataaaaaatttggcgGGGAACCGAAAAGTTGGGGTCTTCAATCTTTAACTGAGATTCTTGTTTGCAAAGAG CTTCAGAAGCCAAATAAAATCAGAttgggaaactgggaagtagaTGTTCTGTCAAAGCAGCAACTTGAGTATGCTGCCACAGATGCTTTTGCTTCTTGGCAGCTTTATCAG GTGTTAAAGGGTCTCCCAGATGCAAAGGCTTCCGCCAATGAAAGAAGCGAGGAACTGAAACTTGTCTGA